A window of the Clupea harengus chromosome 8, Ch_v2.0.2, whole genome shotgun sequence genome harbors these coding sequences:
- the LOC105891075 gene encoding chemokine-like receptor 1, with product MDPDFSMDYSMDLNDYDYSNYSTDNSTAEEEFSKTTQSTCFTDSTCITLVVINTVIFLLGVLGNGIVIWIAGFKMKKTVNTTWYLSLAVSDFLVCAIHPFNIAFVAMENWVFGPFLCKFTSFMMFVNMFSSIFLLVFISVHRCIAVVLPVWAQNHRTTRTASVVVTVAWIFSVVLSIPSIVFRDVQTHMGRTHCFNSYITDPHSHITIAISRFVFGFVVPFIIIIVCYSVIALRLMSSQIKRSSKPLKIMTALIATFFICWLPYHVFILLELNHGFYDKKSMMHGLQFGTLLALANSCLNPVLYAFMGNDFRKKFRSSLLSKIENAMGEDVCTTSRYLSRNSSMDGRASTHI from the coding sequence ATGGATCCGGATTTCAGTATGGATTACAGTATGGATTTGAATGATTATGACTACAGCAATTACTCTACTGACAATTCAACAGCTGAAGAAGAATTTTCCAAAACAACCCAATCAACATGTTTCACAGACTCCACCTGCATCACCCTTGTGGTGATCAACACTGTCATTTTCCTTTTGGGTGTCCTTGGAAATGGAATAGTGATTTGGATCGCTGGTTTCAAGATGAAGAAGACAGTCAACACCACCTGGTACCTCAGCCTGGCTGTGTCTGATTTCCTAGTCTGTGCGATTCACCCGTTTAACATAGCCTTTGTGGCCATGGAGAACTGGGTCTTTGGCCCCTTCCTGTGCAAGTTCACCTCCTTCATGATGTTCGTGAATATGTTCAGCAGCATCTTCCTGTTGGTCTTCATCAGTGTGCACAGGTGCATTGCTGTGGTGTTACCTGTGTGGGCTCAGAACCACCGGACCACCAGAACCGCGTCCGTCGTGGTCACTGTCGCGTGgatcttctctgtggttctaaGCATCCCCTCCATCGTATTCAGAGACGTGCAAACTCATATGGGCAGAACCCACTGCTTCAACAGCTACATAACAGACCCGCATAGCCACATCACCATCGCCATCAGTCGCTTTGTCTTCGGCTTCGTTGTCCCTTTCATCATTATCATCGTGTGCTACTCTGTGATCGCCCTCAGACTGATGAGCAGTCAGATCAAGAGGTCCTCCAAGCCTCTGAAGATCATGACGGCCCTCATCGCCACCTTCTTCATCTGCTGGCTGCCCTACCACGTCTTCATCCTCCTGGAGCTGAACCATGGCTTCTACGACAAGAAGTCCATGATGCACGGACTGCAGTTCGGCACACTGCTCGCGCTCGCCAACAGCTGCCTCAACCCCGTGCTGTACGCGTTCATGGGCAACGACTTCAGGAAGAAGTTCAGAAGCTCGCTGCTGTCCAAAATTGAGAATGCGATGGGAGAGGATGTTTGCACCACCAGTCGCTACTTGTCTCGCAACAGCTCAATGGACGGGAGGGCTTCCACTCATATCTAA